The genomic DNA TTCAAAAAACACTTCTATTATGCTCGTTTGCTACGACTTATCTAACTGATGGTGTCTTTTCAAGGAAACTAGCCAAACGATCCTACAAATCACACGTCTATTATATTGTTCGACCATAATACAACTTAGATATTCTTCACGTCTGTTCCACTCATGTATACTACGTCAGTCTCAGTATAAGGTTTTATAAGAGTGTTATGGACATTAAATAAGCTGAGGCAAGACAGGAGAGACGTACCCCTACTATGAAAATAACATTGACAAAAACAaacgccatgttcgcttggcttataagtcgtacttttttagccaacgaacagtgtttttctctcacaataaatcagccaatagcgctttcagccatggcttatcagccaagcgaaccggACAAAAGTTCAGTACAAACAAGGGGAGCAGGGAGCCTAAAGAGATTCAAGAAACAaagaaggaaaggaaaaaaaataagaaaactAAGAAGATTAAACAAGATTGTTTAACCATAGCTCAATAAGTGGGAAAGCAGTGCAAATTCTGTCTTGGACGTCCTTTTTACATCTTCCAAGGAAGGCTGAACTTGATCGAAGATTAGGGCATTTCTTGCCTTCCAGATGGCCCAACACACGAGGATAAAGATCTCCATGAAGAAAAGAGCCCGTTGCTGTATTTTGAAGCTCTCTAAATTCTAGTATATATCAGATTGATGGAGAACCTCAACACTTAGACAGTTCCAACATCCTGTAGCAAAGGGACAGTGGAGCAATAGATGTACCAAAGATTCCTCCACTAGATTGTTACCTAGGACACAATTGTAATCTAGAAGTTCCATGCTTTTTCTTCTTAGCAATTCTCTAGTACTTAGCAGAGGGAAGCTCCATGTACTAAAGATGCGGCATGGCATTGATGAAGAAAGATAAAATTGAAGTTTGATAGAATGAAATGAGTTTTGTGGAGATGGAACTTGTCTGCACTGTTTTCCTACACATGGGAGTCATGAAAACAGTGACGTGAAACATCCACTGAGACTAGCCTTGTGCCATTGAATCTGACTTCACCAATATTTTTTATCGAAGTATGTGTTCCGCCATTGACGATTTGAAAGTTCTGCCTTGCTCTTATATTTGCCATCTCGTGAGCTATCTTGCTGGAGTCGCAGTATATCATCTTCACCTCTTATACCATTTAGGGCCTATTTAGTTCCCCTCCAAAacgctaaatttttcaagattccccgtcacatcgaatctttagacgcgtgcatgaagcattaaatataaataaaaaataaaactaattacacagtttagacgaaatccacgagacaaatgttttaagcctaattagattatgattgaacactaattgtcaaataacaacgaaaacgctacaatagcgttttgccaaaaattttggcatccaaactgGCCCTTAATCTTATGGCCCTGCTTGGAACCGAGTATAATTGGATTTCTGAGCGCCCCACCACGAGAATAAAAAAAAAGTCCTACCAAACGTCTTATGGTGCCCGTGATTCTTGTGACCACCCGTAAGGAGAAAAATTGAAAAATGAACTATACCACCGATTCTCTGTATCGCGGCCTCGGAACCGTGGATGGGATACCGCATCGTGTGGTCGCAGATTGTGGTTCCAAACAGGGAAACAGGGCCTATGTTGTGCTCACCGATTGATGGCTCCATTGGCCTTTTTTTTCGTTGCTAGAGGTTACGTTGATATATAGGTGTGAACCACTTTGCTTCCAATGGATTGTGTAGTTTCGTTGATGTCGATTGTGTCGATAGGCAATTTGATATAACAGCTACCACTCCGCAGCAAGTGTCACACACAGGTTTTGCCGTCACATTGAGTACTAGCAGGTCGTGCCCTTTCTCCGTTATTACAGCCTTGGCTAGAAGCTAGATAGACCGAGAGACTTGAACGCTTGTATCTTTCCGCAAACACACATGGAACCTGCCCCGGGTGCGATCGCCGCCCACTGGCCGGTGGCCAGCGTCGCTAGCTTGGAAACAGCAAGCGCTTGCGGCGTGCCCCCGTGCACCACGACCTTGAACCCACCGGTCGTCACCTGCGCGACCACGGCGAACGCCCGACGTGGACGCCTAAAAACAGCTGCTGCAGCGACGGAAGACGGAACTGCTCTAGAGCACTCCAGTCACAGTCCGGCCGTTGCGACGACGACGAAGCTAGAGCTAGCGATATGTCGGATAGAAGAAGACGCAACGTCGCGCTGTCGAGTTGCGGAGAAAGCCGTGGGCCGAGCGCCGACCCAGCAGATGCAGATCCAGCCGCCCGCGAACAGACACCGGCGGGCCGGCGGCGACACGATGAAGCCGAAGCCGCGCGCGAGGAAAAGGCGAGAGCGACGGCGCGGGATGCCTGTCCTCccaaaaggggaaggggaagaatcTCGCAAAGCCGCTTTCCCCAAAGACTCTAATCCGTTCATCGGTCCACCAGCTGGGTGCCCGGGTGGGTTGCCAGCGAACGAGACGCTGATCGCATGCGCCGCGCCGGCGTCTCACCCTGGCCGTCCTGCCGCCCGGGGTGGCCACTAGCTCGGAAGGATCGCTAGGTCATTTTACCGGCGCGCCAATGAACCAGGTCGGCGTCGGTCGATCCgtcgatggatggatggatggattggGTGcaatgcaacaacaacaacaacatgcaTGGCCACCACTTGCCGGCGCTAGCTAGCTAGTTGCGCGCCGCGACAGCAGCCACCACCATCGCACAGGCGCACAGGCGCAGAGCTAGCTATCCTCTATAACCCGCCAGGCACCCAGGCGTCCAGGCCCCTGCACGCCACACAAAGCTATACTACTAGTCTATGTCCAGCGAGCTAGTAGTAGGCAGCAGCGAAAAGCCAAGCAACTCTATGATCCGTTGCGTCCATTGATGCTGGGTCTGGGTGGACACACGGGCTCCGGCGACGACGGCGACCCTGCACGCGCACGTCGCGTCGCTGTCATCATCCAGCTACGACATGCACTGTCGCTAGCCTACCTACCACTACACTACTACACGCCCTCCGCCGGTGGCGGCCACCACGAGGCGCTTCCTCTCctcggcgtcgtcgtcgtcgtcgtcagcggcTGCGGCGGTGGTCGCGGCAGGGGCGAGCTCCAGCCCCGCCAGCTTCTTGGCGCGCATGGCCTCGACCCGCCAGTCGGTGCGCCACACGACGGCGGCGAGGACGAGCGCGACGCACGAGGCCTGCGCCGACAGGAGGCCGTACCAGAGGCCCCGGAACCCGACGCCGGGGGCGCCGAACGCCAGGTACACCGCCACGGGGGTGCCCACCAGGTAGAAGGAGAGGAGATTGATCCGTGCGCCCACGGCCGGGCGCGCCGTGCCCCGGAGCACCCCGCAGCCCGTGGTCTGCGGGCAGTTGCCCAGCTCGCACAGACCCACCACGGGCATCGCCGCCGACGCCAGGCGCACCACGCCGGGCTCCGTCGTGAACAGCTCAACCCACCGCCTGCTCAGCGCCACCGTCCACGCCACGTGCACCGCGCCAATCGCCAGCGCGCACCACAGCGCCACCAGCGCCGCCATCCGCGCGCGCCGCGGCTTCCCGGCGCCCAGCTCGTTGCCcacctgcatgcatgcatggcaatATGGCATCAGGGCCGATCAAAAACCAAATGAGCATAGCGTCACAGTGAAGCTACAGTGGATGTCGCTGTGCTGCCGAGATCTTTGCTGCTGTTCTCCTATGGTTGGCGTGCCAGCCATTCTTGTCTGTTCTTGGAACTCAACAGTGTGTTACAGCGAGCAGCAGACGGCTCGTGCTCTGCGCACTAGCCAAGCTAATCTTTTCATGGCAGCTACAAGCCACCAGTGGCTGTCCCTGTGCTGCAATGCAAACACTGTGCAACACAACGCACAGTGACATGAGAAGACCAAGCACCAACGTGGCATTGTCGTTTTCCCATGCTGTAAAAATCGGTGTGACTGTATCTAGTAGTAGGAGTAACTTCCATGGGAGGGGTTAAAATGAGGCACCTGCGAATCTACCAAACAAGGGAACCGCCATGGTTCCCTGCGTGTTTCATCAGCTTTATTTACAAACATGAAAATATGGATGGCCACACCATGTTCCATGCTGTTGCATTCTTCAATTCAAAATTGAAAAGGCAAGCCTTCCTTTTTGGTTGGAGCCTAATTATGTATGCATGGAAGGAGTGCATGTACTTGACGTGTTAGCGCACAAAATTAGAGCAGTGTAGGGGAATATGGAACGGTGCACCACACGTGGAGACCAATTTGAGATGCCCAAGGATGGCAATAGGAGGAAGCAGACTCACCATGCACAAAATTATTGCTTTGTTATTACTTTGGCAAGAAAAGAGAGAGTAGCTTTACTACGTGCTAGTATAGGTACAACTAAAACTCTGCAATGGCTCTGAATTGCATGCTAAAACTTGCTAAAAAAATGCATTGTTCAGGAACATGACATGTTAAATTCAAAGAGAGAGGAATCTGAAGAAGacgaagaaagagagagagaaatgtACAGAATCCTGATTTACTATGCTGAAAGCagagtttttctccaaaagaaaaATCTTTGAAGTTTTGGTCCACGTCACGAAAATAATAAACAAGTGAGGAAACAAAACTTCGTGCGGCACCGTGACTGTACTGTAGTACCTGCTAGCTAAGTAGTCAAAGTTCCgtggcatgcatgcatggtgataGCTGAAAAATCACGGCCTCGCCGCGGACCGACGAGCAAAACGCCGGTCCTGCGTGCGACCGCGATGTGAACCTGGCGAAAGCAAATCTATGGACCCGATCTGATGGGCAAGAAAATCCGGCGCAAAGATCTCGGCATCTATACGAATACGATCGGTTTTTCGTTTTCGCCGATCCATGTTTGAGGGTGATATATCGATGGAGGAGAGGGTGCTTACCCGGGTGGATACGCAGGCGGCGAGCGCCATGGGCACGGTGTACATGAGGCTTGTGGTCTGGATGAGCACCCCGGCggcgccgacggcggcggcggggttgGGGAGGTACCCGGCGAGCACGGTGACGACCTCGTACCACCACCACTCGAGGCAGACGCCGACGCAGCTGGGCACGGCGAGGCTGGCGAGCGCGGGGAGGCCgctggcgacggcggcggggcgCGCAAAGCCCTTCCAGGTGCCCTCGCAGGCGCGCGCCCAGCGGATGTAGGCCAGCAGGAACAGCAGCATGTTGGTGTTGGTGAGCGCCTGCGCCGCGGCGACGCCGCGCACGCCGAGGCCCATGCCGAAGACGAGACCGACGTTGAGCGGGACGTGCAGCGCCACGGCGATCGCGGAGCACGCCGCCATGGGCCGCGTGATGCCCTGCGACCGGAGGTACACGCGCAGCGGCTGCAGCACGGCGCCGGCCGCCAGGTCCGGGAGCGCGAACGCGGCGTACGACGCGGCGTGCGCCGAGATGGTGGGGTCCTGCCCGAGCGCCACCAGGATGGGCCCCACGTTTAGCCACAGCAGCGCGATGGGCACCGCGGCGAGGAACAGCAGCAGCACGGCGCGCTGCACGGACAGCGTCAGGAGTTCGTAGTTCCGGGACCCGAACGCCTGCGCGCACAGCGGCTCCAGCCCCGACGCGAGGCCGAACAGCACGCTGTGGCCCGTGATGTTGGTGAGGCCGATGGCGAGCGCGccgcccgccaggtccagcggGCCCAGGCGGCCGAGGCACAGCACGGACACCATCGCGCGCAGGTACACCACGCAGTTGAGCGCCGTGATCGGCGCCGCCATCCCCCACAGCGCGCGCAGCTCCGCCGCCACCGACGGCTGGTCGTCGACGCCAGGCCACGCCGCCGCGTCGGCGGCGTCGCCGTCGTCAGCCTGGCCGCCGCCATTCGTCGCGTCATGCCGCGGCAGCGCCTTTCCCGGCAGCGGGATGGCCATGCCCAGCGACAAGGGAACGGATGTCTCGCGTCGTCTCTCTGCTACTAGTGCTCCATGTGAAAGAGGCAGGCAGGCAGAGGAGGGGAGGGGGGATGGCTCTGGCTTGCCTTCTGCCTTGTGCCGGTGCCGGCTATATATATGGTCGGAGCGAGGTTTAACCTGCAGGCTGTGCTTAGTATATTTATAATTACTGTACTGATCTGAATCTGACCAGGGGTTTAGCCTGGCCGTTGTTGTTAAAGACAGCACGCGGCGATTCAGCTGTGATGGTGCATGAGACTTAGGTTACTATGAAACACGCAGCAGTTTCGACGTGCCAGTTGACTGTTGCTCCATGGTATTCTGCCACTATAAAGACACTGTACCGTTTAGAACTTATTGTATTTGGCTGCAGGGACTAAAGATCTCGTTTAAATTCAGGGTGTAAAATTTTATGGTGTCACCTGAGGTGTtgggatactaataaaaaaataaattatagaatccgtcagtaatctgcgagataaatttattaagcctaattaatctatcattagcacatgtggtaccggagcaccacattgtcaaatcatggactaattagagtTAAAAGATTCGTCaagcaaattagtcgtaaactgtgcaattagttatttttagtctatatttaatactccatgcatgtgttcaaacattcgatgggatagggagtaaactttagggagagaaactaaacaaggccaaagTTTAAGATGTGTCACATCGTGTGTTATATGGGATGTCATATGGGGTGTTCGAATACTAAAAATAAAACAAAGTCGTCACTATTCtgcaagacgaatttattaagcataactaatatgtttactatagcaccacattatcaaaacatggactaattaggcttaaaacattcgtctcgcaaattagtctcaatcagTACATTTAGTTTtgcaattagtctatatttaatactccatgcatgtgtccaaacatccgatttgatagcgactaaagtttaggaggtagAACCAAACATCCCCTTATTGGGGATTAAAAGGAATCAAAGAGGGATTGATTGAATCCTAAGTCAAAACATTTCTTCAATCTCTTATGGAGGAGATTGACCGAATAAGCCCTATGGGGAAAATGCCAATGGCGACCGCTAACCCCCTTTTTTATTAGACTATTTCATTATTAGAACATATACAATATCACATTCTAGTATCCACTTGTTATGTCACAAAAGATGGAAAGTATGGTCCTATCAAGGGAAAGACGCTTTACGAGGCATATTATGATGCTACAATATCTTATACAATTAGAGCGCGTTTGGTTGCTGCCTAAGCACGCCACGCCTGAGCTTTGCCTGTGCCAAAAATGTGGCATTGATTTCGGGTGCTGGACTTGCGGCACATGTTGGAGTCAAAATGAATGGGAAAAGGAGGGAGGGCTGTGGCATGCCAAAGGTGCGACTGCGATCCAAACAGGTGCAAAAAATGTGACGCATGCTGTGCGGCGTATTGCGGCCGCCATCCAAACGCGTCCTTAATTGTTGTGATGTTATCTATGGAGCTAATCTGGAACATTAGATCTTGTGACACAACAAAAGAGACGTCATGCTTAAGCTATGAGAGTTGACCTAGAGCATTAGATCTTAAGACTCGGTGCTCTAgccaaaacaaatcatattttggcTACGATCTTCTCCATTATAATGTTCTCATACGTAGAAATACCCCTGTTAGCCGGCTTTTGTAGCGAATTCTATTTGTTCTTCGCCACCGATCCATAGCACATTGCATATCGTGACGGTGCATAAGATGCATCTTCTCTATGTTTCTTATCGACCGTTTTGCATCAGAAAACCCCCCTAATTAATGAGTATGGTATATACTTCTCGTCGGAGATGGAACAACACTAAACTTTTCACGTTTTCGTTGACGTGAGCCAATGCGGACCTCCAATGTACCAGCCACTAACCTAAATGCCCCTGACTATCTATAggctccgttcgcgtgcccttaaatccggcttgatccgcttcttttttcatccggaacagtgtttttctctcacaaattcttccagaattcctccaaaacCATACCTAAAGATGATAATAAATAGTTAAATATCCTGCACCTAAAAAGTTCGCTAAAACATCATTTACTCATAAAAACGGGAAAAAGATATTTGCAGTAAAACACCACTGTCACATTGACAGTTGACCCAAGTGGATTTCCACCGTATATATGCTCCTGATTTGGCAGTTATCCTGTCGCCAGGTCTCTTTGACTCCTGGCCACATTTTACCATGGGCTAATAGTGCCTTGACCACTAGCCATGGCGGGCCCAGGATAGGGGTGAATCGTGGACGCGTGACATCATCTGAAAGGAAAGCTGCGCATCCCCGTGCACGCAGAGTCAGCCCATCAGGCGTAGGCGCGTAGCTGTAAACCCGAGCCCGGCCCAATCTAGCAGTAGCAGGCCGAAATCCCCCCACCGCACACCGGTGCGCGGCGCAGGAGCCCTCCACGCGCGCGCCGctcttctctctcttcccctcgTGGCCTCGTCGCCGACGACCGACGGCACCGACGCGCACCCCCGCCATGCTCTCCAGGCGAAGGTAAAGCGCGCGTCATCGACCCCTCCTCCAGCCCCTTCTGCCTTGAGATTTCCGCTTCTCCCGCACTCACTAGCGTCCTTCTCTCCTCCCACGCAGATGCTTCGCGGCGGCGGCGAACCGGATCCGGCCGCTCGCCAGGGCCTTCTGCGGCGCGCCGGCCTCCGGGACGCCCAGGTCGCAGGTACTCACCCCGAACACTCTGCTTCCCGTGTGCCTCTGTGTTTCGCTCCTGCTGTAGGGTTTAGGCATTCAGGGGAATGCGTCGTTTGGGGTGCTGACTGTGATTGCTCCGTCCGGAGTTA from Miscanthus floridulus cultivar M001 unplaced genomic scaffold, ASM1932011v1 fs_72_2_3, whole genome shotgun sequence includes the following:
- the LOC136532858 gene encoding protein DETOXIFICATION 54-like, with the protein product MAIPLPGKALPRHDATNGGGQADDGDAADAAAWPGVDDQPSVAAELRALWGMAAPITALNCVVYLRAMVSVLCLGRLGPLDLAGGALAIGLTNITGHSVLFGLASGLEPLCAQAFGSRNYELLTLSVQRAVLLLFLAAVPIALLWLNVGPILVALGQDPTISAHAASYAAFALPDLAAGAVLQPLRVYLRSQGITRPMAACSAIAVALHVPLNVGLVFGMGLGVRGVAAAQALTNTNMLLFLLAYIRWARACEGTWKGFARPAAVASGLPALASLAVPSCVGVCLEWWWYEVVTVLAGYLPNPAAAVGAAGVLIQTTSLMYTVPMALAACVSTRVGNELGAGKPRRARMAALVALWCALAIGAVHVAWTVALSRRWVELFTTEPGVVRLASAAMPVVGLCELGNCPQTTGCGVLRGTARPAVGARINLLSFYLVGTPVAVYLAFGAPGVGFRGLWYGLLSAQASCVALVLAAVVWRTDWRVEAMRAKKLAGLELAPAATTAAAADDDDDDAEERKRLVVAATGGGRVVV